Proteins from a single region of Thermotoga maritima MSB8:
- a CDS encoding lysylphosphatidylglycerol synthase transmembrane domain-containing protein: protein MKRNLLLALIIGLGATALIVSFWGSGDAWKELKNVEPIFLMVLSLNFLGIVLVDASRTKILLKDVPFGTCVANSLWGFYVGAITPFAAGGQPFQIYHLTKAGIPFEKSASAVAVRFFSSFSFSIISGFAFFMVYLDTFEELGILGDLFFAGIVLAFLFYVFIILLSFSKGFLRRFFMSRPVLKIFMFFSRKSEYDMKRLVEERILGYVSATREFWRASKLKFLAVVILSGLMVVLIHSSTYFAMKAVNLNVNVSLFQVVSIQLALSLIVYFAPTPGASGATELAYYVVYSNIIEKTDAMVSMLVWRFFNYYLFIILGILLGLGRLTKKPEERSSG from the coding sequence ATGAAGAGGAATCTGCTTTTAGCTCTGATCATAGGCCTCGGTGCCACGGCTCTCATAGTTTCCTTTTGGGGCAGCGGTGATGCGTGGAAGGAGTTGAAGAACGTAGAACCGATCTTTTTGATGGTTCTTTCACTGAACTTTTTAGGCATCGTTTTAGTGGACGCCAGCAGAACCAAGATACTTCTGAAAGATGTTCCTTTCGGAACCTGTGTGGCCAACTCCCTTTGGGGATTCTATGTGGGGGCAATAACACCTTTCGCTGCTGGAGGACAACCCTTCCAGATCTACCATCTCACGAAGGCTGGAATTCCCTTTGAAAAATCGGCCTCTGCGGTAGCGGTGAGGTTTTTCTCTTCTTTTTCATTTTCCATCATCTCCGGTTTTGCCTTCTTCATGGTCTATCTTGATACCTTCGAAGAACTCGGTATCCTCGGAGACCTTTTCTTTGCAGGAATAGTTCTGGCTTTTCTCTTCTATGTTTTCATAATCCTCCTGTCCTTCAGTAAGGGTTTTCTGCGAAGATTTTTCATGTCGAGACCTGTTTTGAAGATCTTCATGTTTTTCTCCAGAAAATCTGAATATGATATGAAAAGGCTCGTGGAGGAAAGAATACTTGGATACGTTTCGGCCACCAGGGAGTTCTGGAGAGCTTCCAAACTGAAGTTTTTAGCGGTGGTGATTCTGTCGGGGTTGATGGTTGTGCTGATACACTCAAGTACTTATTTTGCGATGAAAGCCGTCAATCTTAATGTGAATGTTTCTCTGTTCCAAGTAGTCAGTATCCAGCTTGCTCTCAGCCTGATTGTGTATTTTGCTCCTACACCCGGTGCCAGCGGCGCAACGGAACTGGCTTACTACGTTGTTTACTCGAACATAATCGAAAAGACTGACGCGATGGTATCCATGCTCGTCTGGAGATTCTTCAATTATTATCTGTTCATAATTTTGGGGATTCTTCTTGGACTGGGGAGGTTAACAAAAAAACCGGAGGAAAGATCCTCCGGCTGA
- a CDS encoding ATP-dependent Clp protease ATP-binding subunit, whose amino-acid sequence MFNLEEYTEKAQKVMMSIQDIMTRYRQNQLSSEHILLAILEEGNNVGVELLKELNVDINRLKDEVEVFIGKYGVRVPEGASVSQIFITPDARHVIEKAREEARRMGDSKIGTEHLILGMVLSPDSTAFRILSRYGVTPERVYEAIRKIRSTGKTDEAENVEALARFTVDLTQLAREKKLMPVVDREKEIRRVIQILSRRTKNNPVLIGDPGVGKTAVVEGLAQRIVEGKVPLFLRNVRVLKLDMGRLVAGTRFRGDFEERLKRLLDELKRKKGEVILFIDEVHTVVGAGAAEGALDAANIMKPELTTGEIQIIGATTVEEYRKYIEKDRALERRFQPVMVEEPTVEQTIEILKGLRKVFEEHHHVKITDDALEAAAKLSARYITNRFLPDKAVDLIDEAAAYVRLESSYPSEELLKLEEEIKNLEDKINDAVVKGEYEEAAKLKVELQKLKNEYEEKRKKQEKVEPVVDENVVAKIVEQWTGIPVSRIMESEREKLLKLEEFIHQRLVNQEEAVKIVARTIRRARVGIKNPRRPIGVFLFLGPTGVGKTELARTLADVLFGSEDAMIRLDMSEYMEKHSVARLIGAPPGYVGYEEGGQLTEAVRKRPYSVILLDEIEKAHPDVFNILLQVFEDGRLTDGKGNTVDFRNTIIIMTSNIGSEKILEMSENGVRIEIEKELRNTFKPEFLNRIDAIVYFKPLTMEEVKKIVEIMVRQLQEILKEKNISIELTERAKEYLAEAGYVPSLGARPLRRIIELELESMIADKILEGEIKEGDRVLVDADEYGLKIERR is encoded by the coding sequence ATGTTCAATCTGGAAGAGTACACGGAAAAGGCGCAGAAAGTAATGATGAGCATTCAGGATATAATGACCCGATACAGACAAAACCAGCTTTCCAGTGAGCACATACTGCTCGCGATTCTGGAAGAAGGAAACAACGTTGGTGTAGAACTTCTGAAGGAGCTGAACGTGGATATAAACAGGCTCAAAGATGAGGTGGAGGTGTTCATTGGGAAATACGGGGTTAGAGTCCCTGAAGGAGCATCTGTTTCTCAGATTTTCATAACTCCGGACGCGAGGCATGTCATTGAAAAAGCGAGAGAAGAAGCGAGAAGAATGGGAGATTCAAAAATAGGAACCGAGCACCTTATTTTGGGGATGGTCCTGTCACCTGATTCCACGGCCTTCCGAATCCTCTCGAGATACGGTGTAACACCTGAGAGAGTCTACGAAGCAATAAGGAAGATCAGATCAACGGGTAAAACAGATGAAGCAGAGAACGTGGAAGCGCTCGCTCGCTTCACAGTGGATCTCACACAGCTAGCCCGCGAAAAAAAGCTCATGCCTGTAGTGGATCGTGAAAAGGAAATCAGAAGGGTGATACAGATACTGTCCAGAAGAACGAAGAACAATCCGGTCCTCATAGGAGACCCGGGGGTGGGAAAGACTGCTGTTGTCGAGGGGCTCGCCCAGAGAATAGTTGAAGGGAAAGTCCCTCTGTTTTTGAGAAACGTCAGAGTCTTGAAACTCGACATGGGCAGATTGGTGGCAGGGACCCGTTTCAGAGGAGATTTTGAAGAAAGACTGAAACGTCTTCTTGATGAATTGAAGAGGAAAAAAGGAGAAGTAATACTCTTCATCGACGAGGTGCACACGGTGGTAGGAGCGGGAGCAGCCGAAGGTGCTCTCGACGCCGCGAACATAATGAAACCAGAACTCACAACGGGAGAGATTCAGATAATAGGAGCAACCACCGTTGAAGAGTACAGAAAATACATAGAGAAAGACAGGGCGCTTGAGAGAAGATTCCAGCCGGTCATGGTGGAAGAGCCGACGGTCGAGCAGACAATTGAAATACTGAAAGGATTAAGAAAGGTCTTTGAAGAACATCATCACGTGAAGATAACGGATGACGCTCTGGAAGCCGCGGCGAAACTCTCCGCACGATACATAACCAACAGATTCCTCCCGGACAAGGCCGTTGATCTGATAGACGAAGCGGCAGCGTACGTGCGTCTTGAATCCTCGTACCCTTCAGAAGAACTCCTGAAACTCGAAGAAGAGATCAAAAACCTTGAAGACAAAATAAACGACGCCGTTGTGAAGGGAGAGTACGAAGAAGCGGCAAAGCTGAAGGTCGAACTCCAGAAATTGAAAAACGAATACGAAGAAAAAAGGAAAAAACAAGAAAAGGTGGAACCGGTTGTCGATGAGAACGTTGTGGCAAAGATCGTGGAACAGTGGACCGGCATTCCCGTGTCTCGAATCATGGAATCCGAAAGAGAGAAACTCCTGAAACTCGAAGAATTCATCCACCAGCGCTTGGTGAATCAGGAGGAAGCCGTGAAGATAGTGGCACGGACCATAAGACGTGCAAGGGTCGGTATCAAGAATCCGAGAAGGCCCATCGGTGTCTTTCTGTTCCTCGGACCAACGGGCGTGGGAAAGACAGAACTCGCCAGAACTCTCGCAGACGTGCTCTTCGGCAGCGAAGACGCCATGATCAGGCTCGACATGAGTGAATACATGGAGAAACACTCCGTTGCCAGACTCATAGGAGCACCTCCGGGTTACGTGGGTTATGAAGAGGGAGGGCAGCTTACCGAGGCTGTGAGAAAAAGGCCTTACAGTGTGATTCTCCTCGACGAAATAGAAAAGGCGCATCCAGACGTATTCAACATCCTGCTTCAAGTGTTCGAAGACGGGCGATTGACTGATGGAAAGGGAAACACCGTGGACTTCAGAAACACCATCATCATCATGACGAGCAACATAGGAAGTGAGAAGATCCTCGAAATGTCGGAAAACGGTGTGAGAATTGAGATAGAAAAAGAACTGCGAAACACCTTCAAACCCGAGTTCCTGAACAGAATAGACGCCATAGTTTACTTCAAACCGCTCACGATGGAAGAAGTGAAGAAGATAGTGGAAATCATGGTGAGACAGCTCCAGGAAATACTGAAAGAGAAGAACATCTCCATCGAGCTTACAGAAAGAGCGAAGGAGTACCTGGCAGAAGCGGGTTACGTGCCATCTCTCGGTGCAAGACCGCTTCGAAGAATCATAGAACTCGAACTCGAGTCGATGATAGCGGATAAAATACTGGAAGGAGAGATAAAAGAAGGAGACAGGGTTCTGGTCGACGCGGACGAATACGGTCTGAAGATAGAGAGGAGGTGA
- a CDS encoding DUF1844 domain-containing protein, producing MEEKKEKLSMKDLILLFFSTISARCWARLGLTEDEYGDFYQDLEEARLGIDMLDAIFNKIKGLVDEEVRREMEGVLSTLKLNYFHQYQKSKKKETKNA from the coding sequence GTGGAGGAAAAGAAAGAAAAACTCTCCATGAAGGATCTCATACTCCTCTTCTTCAGCACCATAAGTGCTCGATGCTGGGCACGACTCGGCCTCACAGAAGACGAATACGGAGATTTCTATCAGGACCTTGAAGAAGCACGGCTTGGAATAGACATGCTCGACGCGATATTCAACAAGATAAAGGGCCTCGTGGATGAGGAAGTTCGCCGAGAAATGGAGGGAGTTCTCTCCACCCTGAAGCTCAACTACTTTCATCAGTATCAAAAAAGCAAGAAGAAGGAGACAAAAAACGCATGA
- the ispD gene encoding 2-C-methyl-D-erythritol 4-phosphate cytidylyltransferase, with product MNVAILLAAGKGERMSENVPKQFLEIEGRMLFEYPLSTFLKSEAIDGVVIVTRREWFEVVEKRVFHEKVLGIVEGGDTRSQSVRSALEFLEKFSPSYVLVHDSARPFLRKKHVSEVLRRARETGAATLALKNSDALVRVENDRIEYIPRKGVYRILTPQAFSYEILKKAHENGGEWADDTEPVQKLGVKIALVEGDPLCFKVTFKEDLELARIIAREWERIP from the coding sequence ATGAACGTAGCGATTCTCCTTGCAGCGGGAAAAGGTGAAAGAATGTCTGAAAACGTTCCAAAACAGTTCCTCGAGATAGAGGGAAGGATGCTTTTCGAGTATCCGCTTTCCACGTTTTTGAAAAGTGAAGCGATAGATGGTGTTGTGATAGTGACACGAAGAGAGTGGTTCGAAGTTGTAGAGAAAAGAGTGTTCCACGAAAAAGTACTCGGAATTGTCGAGGGTGGAGATACACGAAGCCAGAGTGTGAGAAGCGCCCTCGAATTTCTTGAAAAGTTCTCTCCCTCTTACGTTCTCGTACACGACTCAGCACGGCCGTTTCTGAGGAAGAAACACGTGTCGGAGGTTCTCAGAAGAGCCCGCGAAACGGGAGCGGCAACCCTCGCGTTGAAGAATTCCGACGCGCTCGTAAGAGTTGAGAACGACAGAATAGAATACATCCCAAGAAAAGGAGTGTACAGAATTCTTACACCGCAGGCTTTTTCTTACGAGATTTTGAAAAAGGCCCATGAAAATGGTGGCGAATGGGCAGACGACACGGAACCTGTTCAAAAGCTCGGAGTGAAAATAGCCTTGGTCGAGGGAGATCCTTTGTGTTTCAAAGTGACGTTTAAAGAAGACCTGGAACTGGCGAGAATCATCGCCAGAGAATGGGAGAGGATACCATGA
- the hslO gene encoding Hsp33 family molecular chaperone HslO, with the protein MIYYGTMFDHKVRFSIVRMREVVEEARNRHALSYLATVVLGRALIGAALVTPWLAEKERWTLDIEGNGPIRRVVAQSTSEFTVRGYVANPKVELPLNEKGKFDVAGAIGQGVLRVVRDLGLKTPFVSQVPLVSGEIAEDLAYYFAVSEQIPSAFSIGVLVDSDGVKIAGGFAVQIIDRTLEQEKVEMIEKNIKNLPSISKLFQEAEPLDVLERIFGEKVGFVETAEIKYKCDCNREKAKNALLVLDKKELEDMRKEGKGEVVCKWCNTRYVFSEEELEELLKFKVDDSGS; encoded by the coding sequence ATGATTTACTATGGCACGATGTTCGATCACAAGGTGAGATTTTCGATCGTTCGAATGAGAGAAGTGGTGGAAGAGGCTCGAAACAGGCACGCCCTTTCATACCTCGCCACGGTGGTACTCGGAAGAGCCCTCATCGGTGCGGCTCTTGTAACACCATGGCTCGCCGAAAAAGAAAGGTGGACGCTGGACATAGAGGGAAACGGGCCAATAAGGAGAGTCGTTGCACAGTCGACCAGCGAATTCACTGTCAGGGGATATGTGGCAAATCCCAAGGTGGAACTGCCCCTAAATGAAAAGGGAAAGTTCGATGTCGCCGGTGCTATCGGTCAGGGTGTTCTCAGAGTGGTAAGAGATCTGGGATTGAAAACTCCCTTTGTCTCTCAGGTGCCTCTGGTGAGCGGTGAGATCGCCGAAGACCTGGCTTATTATTTCGCGGTTTCTGAACAGATACCATCCGCTTTTTCCATCGGTGTTCTTGTGGACTCAGACGGTGTGAAGATCGCGGGAGGATTCGCCGTCCAAATCATCGATCGCACTCTTGAACAGGAGAAGGTGGAGATGATAGAGAAAAACATCAAAAACCTTCCCAGTATATCAAAACTTTTCCAGGAAGCAGAACCTCTGGACGTTCTGGAAAGAATATTCGGTGAGAAGGTAGGGTTCGTCGAAACAGCGGAAATAAAGTACAAATGCGATTGCAACAGGGAAAAAGCCAAAAACGCCCTTCTAGTCCTGGACAAAAAAGAATTGGAAGATATGCGAAAAGAAGGGAAGGGAGAAGTCGTCTGTAAGTGGTGTAACACAAGATACGTTTTCTCAGAGGAGGAATTAGAAGAACTCCTCAAGTTCAAGGTAGATGACTCTGGTTCCTGA
- the alaS gene encoding alanine--tRNA ligase → MRYMTSEEIREAFLKFFEKKGHKILPSASLIPDDPQLLFTVAGMVPFKPIFWGKVEPVYTRVATCQKCLRTVDIENVGKTPRHHTFFEMLGNFSFGDYFKEEAIEWAWEFLTQVLGVPEEKLWVSVYEEDEEAFRIWNEKIGLPEKRILRMGKEDNFWGPAGPTGPCGPDTEIFYDTGYSKGCPEGEGCTPANSEGRFVEIWNLVFTEYYQDEEGKLHPLPRKNIDTGAGLERFCAMMQGVYSNFDTDLFQPIIKRIEELTGVGYKTDEEKDVSIRVIADHIRAITFLISEGVFPSNEGRGYVLRRIIRRAMRHGILLGMSEPFLYRIVDAVVEKMGKVYPEIVRGEGMVKEVLSAEENRFLKTLEQGMKVFDEIVEKKGKIDSEDAFRLYDTYGLPLELTLEIAKEKGVEVDVQEFNKYMEEQQRKSRAAMGDVEFARRYEYLEKLPKDFRTEFTGYEKLEDEGEVVLVARDDETVEEASEGTVEVVFSRTPFYAEKGGQVSDTGMVEWRDGKALVEYVFEASEGVIVHRIKILDGTLRRGQKVILRVDKKRREATMRNHTATHLLHAALKKVLGDHVRQAGSLVAPDRLRFDFTHFKGLSSAEIEQVEDLVNEWIMEAIPVEVRYTSYEEAVKSGVVALFTEKYGDVVRVVEVPGVSKELCGGTHVKNTGQIGLFKIISEESVSSGVRRIEAVTGFSALELLRNQKKLIDQLKEILGAREDELTDRVLSLREKVKELEKKLSQGRISEERIAMKQLEDGVKVFHGVFEGVEAKHLGGIADNVLKKEGEGIVILFSKFENKVSLVVKVSENLLGKYDASSIARNIAKELGGNGGGRKNFAQAGGRHPERIKDVLERLEEFLR, encoded by the coding sequence ATGAGATACATGACTTCTGAAGAGATCAGAGAAGCCTTTTTGAAATTCTTTGAGAAAAAGGGACACAAGATACTACCGAGCGCTTCTCTCATACCGGACGATCCTCAGCTTCTCTTCACCGTAGCCGGTATGGTTCCTTTCAAACCTATTTTCTGGGGCAAAGTCGAGCCTGTTTACACGAGGGTGGCTACCTGTCAGAAGTGTTTGAGAACCGTTGATATAGAGAACGTGGGAAAGACTCCAAGGCATCATACGTTCTTTGAAATGCTCGGTAATTTCTCCTTTGGAGACTATTTCAAAGAAGAAGCCATAGAGTGGGCCTGGGAGTTCCTCACCCAGGTGCTTGGGGTCCCCGAAGAAAAACTGTGGGTCTCCGTCTACGAGGAAGACGAAGAGGCCTTCAGAATCTGGAACGAAAAGATAGGTCTTCCCGAGAAGAGAATTTTGAGAATGGGAAAAGAGGACAATTTCTGGGGGCCGGCTGGGCCAACAGGGCCATGTGGTCCCGATACGGAGATCTTTTACGATACAGGGTATTCGAAGGGCTGTCCTGAGGGCGAAGGGTGTACTCCTGCCAATTCTGAAGGACGATTCGTGGAGATATGGAACCTTGTTTTCACCGAGTATTACCAGGACGAAGAAGGAAAGCTCCATCCTCTTCCGAGAAAGAACATAGATACGGGAGCTGGTCTTGAAAGGTTTTGTGCGATGATGCAGGGAGTTTACAGCAATTTCGACACAGATCTGTTCCAGCCGATAATAAAACGCATAGAGGAACTGACAGGTGTTGGCTACAAAACAGATGAAGAAAAAGATGTTTCCATCAGGGTCATAGCCGATCACATAAGGGCCATCACCTTTTTGATCAGTGAAGGTGTTTTCCCTTCCAACGAGGGAAGAGGGTACGTTCTCAGAAGAATCATAAGGCGTGCGATGAGGCATGGAATACTCCTCGGTATGAGTGAACCGTTCCTCTACAGGATCGTTGATGCCGTGGTGGAGAAGATGGGAAAAGTTTACCCGGAGATCGTTCGTGGTGAAGGTATGGTGAAAGAAGTTCTTTCAGCGGAAGAAAACAGATTTCTAAAGACTCTCGAGCAGGGAATGAAAGTCTTTGACGAGATCGTCGAGAAGAAGGGAAAAATAGATTCCGAAGACGCGTTCAGACTCTACGATACATACGGACTTCCACTGGAGCTCACCCTTGAAATCGCAAAGGAGAAAGGTGTGGAAGTCGATGTGCAAGAGTTCAACAAATACATGGAAGAACAACAGCGAAAGTCAAGAGCTGCTATGGGCGATGTGGAATTTGCCAGGAGGTACGAGTACCTTGAAAAACTCCCCAAAGATTTCCGAACCGAATTCACTGGGTACGAAAAACTCGAAGATGAGGGCGAGGTCGTTCTCGTAGCCAGGGACGACGAAACGGTGGAAGAAGCATCAGAAGGCACAGTTGAGGTGGTTTTTTCAAGAACTCCGTTCTACGCGGAGAAGGGTGGGCAGGTATCCGACACGGGGATGGTGGAATGGAGAGATGGAAAAGCACTTGTGGAATACGTCTTTGAAGCTTCAGAAGGTGTGATCGTCCACAGAATAAAGATACTGGATGGTACTCTAAGAAGAGGACAGAAAGTGATTCTCAGAGTGGATAAGAAGAGAAGAGAGGCCACAATGAGAAATCACACGGCAACCCATCTGCTTCACGCGGCTTTGAAGAAAGTTCTGGGAGACCACGTGAGGCAGGCTGGGTCCTTGGTTGCACCCGACAGATTGAGATTCGATTTCACACATTTCAAAGGTCTTTCGAGTGCAGAAATAGAACAGGTGGAGGATCTGGTGAACGAATGGATCATGGAAGCGATTCCGGTCGAGGTGAGATACACGAGCTACGAAGAAGCGGTAAAGTCCGGAGTTGTTGCGCTTTTCACGGAAAAATACGGAGACGTGGTCAGGGTCGTCGAGGTTCCCGGTGTGAGTAAAGAACTCTGTGGCGGAACGCACGTGAAAAACACAGGGCAGATAGGTCTGTTCAAGATCATCTCGGAGGAATCCGTTTCGTCAGGTGTGCGAAGAATCGAAGCGGTCACCGGCTTCAGTGCTCTGGAACTTCTGAGAAACCAGAAAAAGCTGATCGATCAGCTGAAAGAAATCCTCGGGGCAAGGGAAGACGAGCTCACGGACAGGGTCCTGAGCTTGAGAGAAAAGGTGAAGGAACTCGAAAAGAAACTCTCTCAGGGAAGGATTTCCGAAGAAAGGATAGCCATGAAACAGCTGGAAGATGGTGTAAAGGTCTTCCACGGTGTCTTCGAAGGCGTCGAGGCAAAACACCTCGGAGGAATAGCAGATAACGTTTTGAAAAAAGAAGGGGAAGGCATTGTTATTCTCTTCAGTAAGTTCGAAAACAAGGTTTCCCTCGTTGTGAAGGTTTCTGAGAATCTTCTTGGCAAGTACGATGCCTCCTCTATAGCACGAAACATAGCGAAGGAACTCGGTGGGAACGGAGGAGGCCGAAAGAATTTTGCCCAAGCGGGTGGAAGACATCCGGAGAGGATAAAAGACGTTCTGGAACGTCTCGAAGAGTTTCTGAGGTGA
- the cdsA gene encoding phosphatidate cytidylyltransferase, with amino-acid sequence MDDLKTRVITASVVAPFVVLCFVSYESLIGLVSAILILAGYELITLEMKERDARFFYVILLALYPVLYGLVFEEPTQPLSILFITGVVFSLITDKDPSQVFKTVAAFSIALIYVTFFLSFFLPIYRDFGAANALLVLTSTWVFDSFAYFTGLKFGRTRISPRYSPRKSLEGVIGGFLGVVIYTFLYRLVVNDLLSVNVISFRTFLPFAATVAIMDTFGDIFESALKRHYGVKDSGKTLPGHGGMLDRIDGLLFVAPVSYIVFKILEGVVR; translated from the coding sequence ATGGATGATTTGAAAACCAGAGTCATAACCGCGAGTGTCGTAGCACCTTTCGTTGTTCTGTGTTTCGTGAGTTACGAAAGTCTAATAGGACTCGTCTCTGCTATCCTCATTCTGGCCGGCTACGAACTCATCACACTTGAAATGAAAGAGCGTGATGCACGATTTTTCTATGTGATACTCCTTGCTCTGTATCCCGTCCTCTACGGTCTTGTTTTTGAGGAACCCACGCAGCCGCTGTCGATCCTCTTCATAACTGGAGTGGTTTTCTCTCTGATAACAGACAAAGATCCTTCGCAGGTGTTCAAGACAGTCGCTGCCTTTTCGATCGCTCTCATCTACGTTACCTTCTTCCTCAGTTTCTTTCTTCCGATTTATCGGGATTTTGGTGCCGCGAACGCTCTTCTCGTTCTCACCTCCACCTGGGTGTTTGATTCCTTCGCATACTTCACGGGTTTGAAATTTGGAAGAACGAGGATCTCTCCTCGATACAGTCCAAGAAAGAGCCTTGAGGGAGTGATAGGAGGATTCCTGGGTGTTGTCATCTACACCTTTTTGTATCGACTCGTTGTGAATGATCTGCTCTCTGTGAACGTGATAAGTTTCAGAACGTTCCTTCCTTTCGCCGCAACGGTCGCGATTATGGACACCTTTGGTGATATTTTTGAATCGGCTTTGAAAAGACACTACGGTGTCAAAGATTCTGGGAAAACCCTTCCGGGTCACGGAGGGATGCTTGACAGAATAGATGGACTGCTCTTTGTTGCTCCTGTCAGCTACATCGTGTTCAAAATCTTAGAAGGAGTGGTGCGATGA
- a CDS encoding isoprenyl transferase, with product MRIPQHVAIIMDGNGRWAKKRGLPRIKGHQRGAEVLHNTVKWSLELGIKYLTAFSFSTENWKRPKEEVEFLMDLFVQMIDREMELLRRERVRVRILGRKEGLPEKVLKKWQEVEEKTKEFDRMTLIIAFNYGGRREILDAVEFILKDVSHGKKIELTEETFRQYLYLPDVPDPDLIIRTSGEMRLSNFLLWQSAYSELYFFKKLWPDFTKRDFLRAIESYSKRERRFGGLING from the coding sequence TTGAGGATACCACAGCACGTTGCGATCATAATGGATGGAAACGGCAGATGGGCGAAAAAGCGAGGTCTTCCCAGAATAAAAGGGCACCAGCGAGGTGCAGAGGTGCTCCACAACACCGTGAAATGGTCTTTGGAACTGGGGATAAAGTATCTCACAGCTTTTTCCTTCTCCACAGAGAACTGGAAAAGACCGAAGGAAGAAGTGGAGTTTCTCATGGATCTTTTCGTTCAGATGATAGATCGTGAGATGGAGCTCCTCAGAAGAGAAAGAGTCAGAGTGAGAATTCTTGGAAGAAAAGAAGGTCTTCCAGAGAAGGTGCTTAAGAAGTGGCAGGAAGTGGAGGAAAAAACGAAAGAGTTCGACCGAATGACACTCATTATCGCGTTCAACTACGGAGGTAGAAGGGAGATCCTCGACGCGGTAGAATTTATCTTAAAGGATGTATCTCATGGGAAGAAAATAGAACTCACTGAGGAGACCTTTCGTCAATATCTGTATCTACCAGATGTTCCGGATCCAGATCTGATAATAAGAACCTCAGGTGAGATGAGACTCAGTAATTTCCTTCTCTGGCAGTCCGCGTATTCCGAGCTTTATTTCTTCAAAAAACTGTGGCCAGATTTCACGAAGAGGGATTTTCTGAGGGCTATTGAGAGTTATTCAAAAAGGGAAAGACGATTCGGGGGTCTGATCAATGGATGA
- the frr gene encoding ribosome recycling factor, whose protein sequence is MVNPFIKEAKEKMKRTLEKIEDELRKMRTGKPSPAILEEIKVDYYGVPTPVNQLATISISEERTLVIKPWDKSVLSLIEKAINASDLGLNPINDGNVIRLVFPSPTTEQREKWVKKAKEIVEEGKIAIRNIRREILKKIKEDQKEGLIPEDDAKRLENEIQKLTDEFIEKLDEVFEIKKEEIMEF, encoded by the coding sequence ATGGTTAATCCGTTCATAAAAGAAGCGAAGGAAAAGATGAAGAGAACGCTGGAGAAAATCGAGGATGAACTGAGAAAAATGAGAACAGGGAAGCCCTCTCCAGCCATTCTTGAGGAGATCAAGGTAGATTACTATGGTGTTCCAACTCCTGTGAATCAGCTCGCCACGATCTCCATTTCTGAAGAAAGAACCCTTGTCATAAAACCCTGGGATAAAAGTGTTCTCTCCCTCATAGAAAAAGCGATAAACGCGTCCGATCTTGGTTTGAACCCCATAAACGATGGAAACGTGATCAGGCTTGTCTTTCCTTCTCCAACCACTGAGCAGAGGGAAAAGTGGGTTAAAAAGGCGAAGGAGATCGTCGAAGAGGGGAAGATCGCCATCAGAAACATCAGAAGAGAGATTTTGAAGAAGATAAAAGAAGATCAGAAAGAGGGTCTCATTCCAGAAGATGATGCTAAAAGGCTGGAAAACGAAATACAGAAGCTAACAGACGAGTTCATCGAAAAGCTGGACGAGGTGTTCGAAATCAAAAAAGAGGAGATCATGGAATTTTGA